From Aegilops tauschii subsp. strangulata cultivar AL8/78 chromosome 5, Aet v6.0, whole genome shotgun sequence:
TGTACCGTGGATGAACAGTGTATGCCTATGCAGCAATAGTGGTCAGGCATGGCCGCGATGTGGCTGTCTTGTCGGTGTCAGGTCGGAGCAGCGGTTGACTCCGCACAGCAGGCCGGATGGAGCAGCCGGACGGGGAGCTTCCCCGGCAGCCGGGTGGCGAGCCGGCCCGGGCAGTCGGACAGGGGGCCATCTGGGGCGGCCTGAGCaatcggactgaggggctttgctagccccgatgtcttgaaatattgtctcgccgtcttcggggtatccgTGGTCAATTACTCTGACACCCAGCCAGCATCATCGGCTGCTGCCGCTCAGACATGGAGCAATGGCAGATCGCGGGTGCAAAATGCTTAGAGCACCCTTTTGGGCATGTCCCGTGAGATATCAGCATGACATAATTTTGCTCTGTTTTCAGTTTTTTCTCTCTCGCCCACCGATCACTTGATCAAACATTTTGTCGCTCCCTTCTGCTAAGCTAATGAAAACCAGCAATTGCTGGCCAGTTTAAAAAAAACATCCAGAATGGAAGCAATGGGAGTACTATCATATCTAAGATTAGAAGGAGATCTTCTTCATTTGATTGTTTCTTTACTTTGGAAGGCCGAGAAACTAATAGAGACGCTAATAGGTTAGCCAAGTTTTCAAATTCTCTTGATCAAGGACGACATGTTTGGATGGTCCAACCCCATGATCCTTTTGTAATCCTACTCCATGTAGTTTTTGAGCAATAAAACTTGGTGATGCCCCTAAAAAAACGTATGTAGACACCGTGTCTAAAAAAAACATATGTAGCCACCGGAAGCAAATATTAGCACATTTTAATTCAAATGTTTGACATTAATAAAGTGTCACACATTAAAAAAAGTACCGTTCAACAAAAAATCATTCGTGCAATTTTTAAAATATAATCATGACAATTAAAGAAGCTTGTATAGTCTTAGAAAAAAATTGAGAAATTTTTAAGTAAGTTCATAACAAAAGAGATGTTCGTGACATATATCGCGTGCCTTTCTTGCTAGCAGATGAATAAGTCAAGTTATTTTTTAAGAATTTGAGATAAAATATTAGCCTTATACATTAATTCAAAAAAGAGTATTGTTCAATTAGTTAATGAAAAATCTAGCTAAAGTTGTCACAATTTGTTGAGCGGCGCACACATGACACCCGACACACACCTCAAGAAAGACCAACTAACATACCACCTACCGCCTGTCATTGGAGCACCGCTGCCGCATATTTGACTTCACCACAATAAGACAACATGAGGTAATCCCACAGACATGATGAAGAAGAGCCGACTACCGCAACTGTTGTCACTCCTCAGACTTTGATCGCCCCCGTCATCACTGCCATAGAAAAGCCTTCACGCCAACATCGGCACGCCCCGCTTGTCCTGCTTGCGGATGCCTAGCTCCAAGGAAGAAGCCCTCGACAGAGATAGCGATGCCAAGGCACCACCATTGTCTGATCACACGGGATCTATGGTTTCCACCGGAGCGGATTCATGCAAGAGGGATGTAGCAGCAATGCAGTGATGCCTCTGGAAACGTCAACAATGCTTGCAGCCGCTCACAAGCCCAAGGTCGAGACAGTGTCTTCACCCAAGCTCCCACACGCACAACCCGCACTGACGTTGGCAAGTCCACAAAACATCACCATCACCAACAAAGAGGTTCACCGTCGTAGCAGCCAAACGCATCTCGCAGAGGCTGTCCATGGACACCCACCAACACCATAAAAGTGAAGATCCAATTATATCAGGTGAATTGATATGAGGGGGTGAATCTAATTTTTTTAATGAGAATAGTGAATCAGTAGTCGTGGGCTCGTGGCATCATCAACACATAAACATTTGCTATTGTAAGAAAAAAACATAAAGGCTATTGTAAGAAAAAACATAAAGGTTTTCAATGTCCTCGCACCAAAAAAATAATAGAAAATGAAAAAGAGACGCTCTACACACAGGTCACCTCGACACGGCGGACAGAGTTTTGTgcgcagcggcggcggcctcggaTCTGGGAGCGTATCCGGGAGGAGGCTACCGGCGGCGGACCTGGGCCATAGCGGGAAGAGGTCGTGGAGTCGGGGCCCCAACAAGAATGCGTCGGAGGTCgagtcggggcggcggcgggggtcgGAGGTACTCTGCCCCGGCCGACGCGACGCGCGCCACTTGAGCTTTATTCTTGTAGCTTGTGTTACTTCTTCTCTTTGTAGTTTCCTTTCATGTTTTATCCACGTGCAAAATCTTCCTCTCAGTGgttcctttctttttttctttcagatTCAGATGGATGGATGGATCTGCTACAAAATTCATCAGCTGCAGCCAGCCTGCAGCAGGACAAGATTAATTATACATATTGGTGACATTTTAAAGGATCCGGGGACGGGCATGTCAACTGGGGAAATATTATGTCTCCGGGAAGGATCTCTTCTTTTTACAAAAGAAAAACCATCAAGGTACATTTGGAATCTGCTCTTTACATTCTTCTGTGTATGGTGTTCTGaatatacatacatatactcTTGCACATTTACTAGCTAGTCAGCTTTCAAGCAGTCATGCCTTTCAATGCTAATGTTCCTTAATAGGCTTGTGATTATTACGGTTTCACTTGTGGCTGCACCCGACCACAGGAAGGGTGTGAAAACCGTTGTGGCGCTGATCTCCTGGCATATATGGTTAGAGCGCAACGCATGTACATTCAGGGGAAAGCAGGCAAACGCAAGGCACATCATTGAAGCTTGCAAGCGCGACATGGAGCAGTGGCGGATGGCCGGTTCAAAGTGCCTAGAGTTACCCTTCGGGGAAGTGACGTGAAAATATTCCCTCCTGATCTTGGACTCGCAGTTTTTCTCCTAGCTGCGGAGCAGTTGTAATTTCTCCTTTGATCACTTGATCACCCCTTTTGTCACTCTCCCTTCTGCTTAAATCAATGAAATGTCGGCAACGCCGGCCGCTTAAAAAAAAAATTTATTACGGTTTCAGGCTTTCGATCGTCTCAGGACAGGACAGGACAGGAGGGAAGAAATCCAACCCCAATATTTATTTCGTCACTCACATCCTGCATGTTGAACGTTATAGTTAGTGTTTGCAGAGAGCTTCTTGTGATGTGGTGCCAAGCTCTCTACAATTTCAACAAACCGCTTCATGTTGTGCATCATCTCATCGAAAATGAAACAAAGTGGTTCAACAACTGCTTTATTAAGCAATAATAAGCATGATTGCCAAGGGGGCACCACTTTGCTTTAAGCAGCTAAGTTAGTTTATTACATACTCGATCAGTTGCACCTTAATTACGTACACCAGCCAGTGCACATCACATCTCATGGACACACACACACGACACGCATAGATAGAATGTCTTAATTTGGAGTTAGATTCAAGCAAAGAAAGACGGCCACTCCATATATTCGTTATGCTTTTGGTTCCATGCAAGCAAAGCAAAAGCGATTCCTTGCCTCCATGCTCACCCAGCAAACATAGCAAAGCAAAGCAGCAATATTCTCTAGCTCCTTTTTTAATCTCTGGCTGGAGTCTCTCTCGTTGCACTCTTAACCAATTTACAAACGCAGCACAACAGCAATACTCCATTCTCTTCCCGTGGGTTCACGCTTCACTTCTCGTGGGTCCGGACTTCAGACAGAGGAGAGCAATAGCTTGGTGGCTTCGCTGGAGAGCCATGGCCATGAGCGAGATCGGGAGCGTAATTGCGGGTGCCGTGGGGAAGCAGATCGTCGGCATGCTGGGAGACTATGCCGCGTCGGAGGTCACTCTGCAGTGGAGGTACAGAGAGGAGGTGCTGGAGATGGAGGAGACGATGAAAGATCTGGAGGCGGTGCTGAGCGATGCCGACGACAAGTCGCGTCGAGGAGGAGATGGCGGAAGAGTCTTCCAGCGCTGGCTTACCAAGTTTAAGCGCGCTGCCTATGACGTCGAGGATGTGCTTGACGAGTTGGACGCCAATGACCTCATCAACAAGAGCCAATCCAAGGTATTCATTCCCATATTGATTCTTCTACTCTTCTTATCTAAAAAGACATTGATTCTTTGGTTATCGTGTTTGGAGCAAATGTCCTTGTGCATGCGTCTGGTTATGCCATAGCCCATCTTTATCCCCTTATTTTGTAACTAACGTCCGTGTCCATCCTTCTTCTCTGGCTGCTCCTGCGGTGCATGAGAGTCTGAAAAAAGTTGTGCTTACCGACTTCAATTTTCCCTTTTTGCAGGTCAGCTTATGGTTTTCCAGGAACAATCAACTCCTGCAGCGAATAACCATGCCCCACAAGATGAAGAAGGTGATGATGAAGATAGACCAAGTTGAAAAGGAGGGCAGAAGGAGGCTTAATCTTGTGCCTCAACAAGCAAGGGGAGAAGGGAGCAGAAACAATGAAATTCCTGCAGTCCACTACGGTGATGGCGTGAAAACTGGAATGGTGGGGAGGGGTATCGAGAAGGACAAGATAATCAGCCTGCTACTCACAACTGAAGAAACTAACCAGCAGGATATCTCCATCATTCCAGTTGTTGGCCTTGGTGGCATAGGCAAGACGACACTGGCTGAATCAGTTCTTGCAGACAAGAGGGTCAGTGTCTTTGATGTCGCAATCTGGGTTAATGTGTCCAAACAGTTTGATTTGCACAAAATTGGGGGTGCCATCCTGAAAAGAATGATGAATAGCACCATCAACCTTGACAACTCCGATTTGCAGCTTCATCTGAAAAAGGAACTTGCTACCAGAAGATACTTGATTGTTCTGGATGATCTCTGGGAAGAAGATGGAAATAATCTTGAAAGGTTGAAGGAGATGTTACAACATGGCCGCAAGGGTAGCAGTATTATAGTAACTACCCGAAGCCGAAGTGTAGTGCAACAATTGCGCACTGGTTTTCTTGCAAATCAGAGGAAAATTTGCCCGGTTCCTGAGTCTGACATAATCGATTTGGGTGTTTTAGAACCTGGTGATTGTTGGGAATTAATCAAGCAAAGGGCATTTGGATCTGATGATGACCACAGTGGCCTAGAAGAAATTGGAAAGCAGATTGCAGGCAAGTGTGGGGGTTTACCGCTCGTGGCAAATGCTCTTGGGCAGGTAATGTCGGAGCTAAGGACCGTGGGTGCATGGGAAGATATAAGAGACACCAAGGTTGATTTGGGTTTGAGAGAAGCACATCAGGAAGAAGCATTAGAGAGGCTAATGGTGAGCTATTACTACATGAAGATAGAATTCAAAATGTGTTTCACGTACTTGGCAGCCTTCCCCAAGGGCTTTGTCATGCACATCAATCATATAATCCAACAATGGAATGCACTTGGGTACATCAGTTCAAGGCACGATGGTCAAAGGTGTATCAACTATCTTTTGGGCATGTCCTTTCTTCGGATTCCAGGATCTGCTTCGGTTAGTTTTGACTATGGCTGGTTCATTTTTGCCATtatgttttttaaactttattTATAGATAAGAACACACTTTCATAGGGTCTAAATTAGGCCCTGCATTTTGATTTTTAATTTATGTTAATGATTTAATATAACCATTTCCAAATTTAAATTTATTATTAGTACTAATAAGTTCAGTTTTGTACTTTAATACAGTAGGTCTGTTGTTTTGATTATGTTGGGTTAATATATCTTTAGTTTTAGATTCTTTCTTGCCCTTCAACTCCTGGATCTAATATCTCGATTATATGCCATGAAATTAGAATCTAATTTTGATCAATTTATTAATAATTTAGTTCTCATTGATTTTGAATCAGATATACTATATATATTTTAGATCCCCAGTATGACATGTCGATGATACAATCCTAGTTGGAGTTCACCAAATTATGTGCATTTGTGGCATTCCTTTTGCAACCAGCCACTCTCTGTTTTGGAAAAGAAAGGTGCAAGCCCCCTACATGTATATATACTAATTTAATAATTTTATAAGATAGGCTTCACATTTGTAACACAACAGTTTCGTGCTAAAGTTCGTGCACAAATTATAGAAACAACGAAAATTGCAGCACATTTGGTGGTGAAGCACTAGTCCCTAAACGCCGCCCATGGCCCTCCTGTCCAGATTCTTCTAGGTTGTCCGCTGGGCAGCCCACATCAttagggtgtgtttggattgAGTCACATCTAGCCCCACTAATTATTGGCTGTTTGGATTGAGACACATAATTAGGGTACTTGCCTTTTTTTTGGCAAAACCATTGAATTCCATTTGGTTTCAAGCCAAATGTCTTGCCAAACATTTGGCAACTTTGATTGGCTTGTGTTTGGTTTGGTTCCGTAATTCAGAATTTGCATGCCAGCCAATAAAAAACACATAGGTGTAAACTAACACTCACATATAATACATGATATAAATACATGTGTAAGCAAGCCTTCCCAGAACTTCACAATGACATGGTTCAATCCATACATTAAATAGCCCAAATATTGTTCGATACATAAAATTCATCAAAGTGACGAAATCAAGTTCACATACTAACCAACCATTACCAGATCATTCGATACCATCTAAGACATAATACTTAGCCATACGCCCAAGTCTGATCCATATAGTCGATCCACTTGGTTTTGAGTCGCTCCAAGAGAAAACCTGCCATTTAGAGCATCAGTTCGTTGCAAGTGGCGTTGTTTCTTGAACTTGAAAGTTGCAACGAAGCTTGAAACAACAGTCAAGCATAAACCTTGTCGCCTCATCAGTCCAGGTTATGTACTTCATGAACTAAACAAGTGAAACTCAGCATCCAGAGAAATTTGAAAAATTCGCAAAACATATGTAGACAAATATGTATGAAAATTCCTCGTGTACATCATACGCTTTATTAGCTTTACATGCTTTGCTAGTTATCCCAGTTTGAATGCCATACAAACAATTTATGAAAATCCATGGGTTGTAGTAAAAAAAGTGGTTAGGATAGTTGTTCTATATAAGGGCTCCATGGATTTAGAGGAAGTTGCAATTTTACTAGATCATCTTCTATTGTCAAGGGGTTTTACATTTATCTTTGCAATACTAAATTGATAGTAGTTACCTCTGCAGGTTAGTCCAAGTCCATTGCATTTCGGAGTTCCTCCAAAACTGGTCATGCATGATTTGGTGCATGACCTGGCATCAATTATTGCTGCTGATGAATTGGTTGACCTGGATGCTACCAAAAGCACCAGCTGGAACAGAGCTCGTTACTGCCGACATGCACAGTTAACCAACTTCAAGAATGATCCTGAGATTTTCAAATATATTCCAGGCAAGCTTAGATCCCTCCACTTTCGGGATTTAGGGGGGCTGCAACTCCCGAAAAAGGCATTTTCCCGATCCAAGTTCATACGTGTCTTGGACCTAAGTGGACATTCAGCTAAAGGTCAACCTGCTCCAAGTGGCGTGGTGCTGCCATCTTCCATTAATCAATTGAAGCTAATTAGGTATATTGATGCCGCGGGTTTGCCAATAAAATCACTTCCTAAGAATTTTCATGTACTTCAAAACATGGAAACTCTTATTCTCTCCAATTCCATGCTTGAAACCTTTCCAGACAGTATTTGTCGCCTTAGCAAACTTTGCTATTTGGACCTATCTGGCAGTAGCAGCCTCAATAAGATGCCTGCATCATTAGGGGATCTCACTCAACTATTTTTCCTCAATCTATCTGGGTGCTCTATACTCCAAGAGTTGCCTGAATCAATCTGTAAGCTTAAATGCTTACATCATCTAGACGTGTCAAATTGTTGTGCTCTTCAGCAGCTCCCCGATGAATT
This genomic window contains:
- the LOC109739739 gene encoding uncharacterized protein, coding for MAMSEIGSVIAGAVGKQIVGMLGDYAASEVTLQWRYREEVLEMEETMKDLEAVLSDADDKSRRGGDGGRVFQRWLTKFKRAAYDVEDVLDELDANDLINKSQSKVSLWFSRNNQLLQRITMPHKMKKVMMKIDQVEKEGRRRLNLVPQQARGEGSRNNEIPAVHYGDGVKTGMVGRGIEKDKIISLLLTTEETNQQDISIIPVVGLGGIGKTTLAESVLADKRVSVFDVAIWVNVSKQFDLHKIGGAILKRMMNSTINLDNSDLQLHLKKELATRRYLIVLDDLWEEDGNNLERLKEMLQHGRKGSSIIVTTRSRSVVQQLRTGFLANQRKICPVPESDIIDLGVLEPGDCWELIKQRAFGSDDDHSGLEEIGKQIAGKCGGLPLVANALGQVMSELRTVGAWEDIRDTKVDLGLREAHQEEALERLMVSYYYMKIEFKMCFTYLAAFPKGFVMHINHIIQQWNALGYISSRHDGQRCINYLLGMSFLRIPGSASVSPSPLHFGVPPKLVMHDLVHDLASIIAADELVDLDATKSTSWNRARYCRHAQLTNFKNDPEIFKYIPGKLRSLHFRDLGGLQLPKKAFSRSKFIRVLDLSGHSAKGQPAPSGVVLPSSINQLKLIRYIDAAGLPIKSLPKNFHVLQNMETLILSNSMLETFPDSICRLSKLCYLDLSGSSSLNKMPASLGDLTQLFFLNLSGCSILQELPESICKLKCLHHLDVSNCCALQQLPDEFGNLPKLSLLNMSGCSKLTKLPGNVSFPCLEHLNLSSCHELENLQIDFRHVQKLEFVDLSGCYKVSMLPGSFCQLNHLKYLDLSDCHNLEELPECFDHLFELEYLNLTSCAKLRQLPESLCKLFKLRYLHLSYCLRLNELPSSFGDLKLQILHMNGLLDMDDCPDSIGDMTSLTQFVVDSGPSNLLEKVKAIKKRLNLVGMVHHNVHEIESRGCSSIVDLVGLTCSELILAGLEKVWDPEDADRVKLRDKSDIRVLKLGWIPKWMSYISSGKSVLERLVPPRTLENFWLVGYRGKDFPNWMFHISSYLPFLSELTLDGLEACDCLPPFGALPNLRSLYLRNCPNIRKIGKEFYGEGRPCMQLRVLDLASMENLVEWLTTESNEENKEFLIPNLHLLVVKDCPNLKFLPYPPRSMNWFLSNSETVLPEQGFGKLSSSIHPSRLALEELFIADCPNLTSLPESMKNLTALTKLALVECKGLEILPEWLGQLTCLEELSIRGCPNLTSLPESIRSLSALKVLIIVGCPILIERCQGEDAHKIGHIPKVVLR